The Clostridium sporogenes region TGGGAAATATCCTTATAAAGATTTTGATATAGTAGAAACTTTTGTTCCAGGATTTAATATGGAATATACAAGAGCTGTTCAAATGATGCCTTTATCTCCTGTATCTTATGATGCTATAGATCCTATATTAGTTCACGAAATTGCACATCAATGGTTTCATTCAGTAATAGGAAATAATTCTGAAAAAGAGAGTTGTTTAGATGAAAGCCTTACAGAATTTGCTTCTAGCTACTTTTTAGAAAATAATTACCCTAAAAATGGAGGATTTAAAGATATAATTAATAAATCTGAGCCAATAAATTTACCTATAAACAGCCCTAATAGCAAAATGACACTTGAAACTTCTAAATTATACTATGAAAAAGGTGGTACTGCTTTTTATGAATTATATAGAATTATTGGAGAAGATAAATTCAATCAATTAATAAAAGAATACTTTAACAAATATAAATTTAAAAATGCTACCCTAAATGACTTTTTAGCTATAGTAGAAAATAATTGTGGTAAAGAGGTAAAAAATCATATGTATAAATGTTTTAATGAACCTAATTATAAATTAGATGAAAAATATATAAAATAAACATATAAATAAGCTTACTTCTTTAGAAATTAAAAATTTTTGCTTGGTGGTAAAAGCAAAAACAGTTTCTCCACCGAGCAAAAATTCTAATTAAGCTAAATTTAGAACTTATTAAATAAGTAAATTAGTTGTTACATGTATTTTCCTTTAACATTACCTGTTTAACTGATAATATAAGATTATTTAAATTCTTTTACGTAAGTAAATATATTTTTTTAACCATCATATTCTACTAAAGGAGTTTTCAAATTCCTTATTCCTCCTCTAGGATTTACTACATCCCCTTTATATCTTGGAATAAAATGAATATGAAGATGCATTATAGTTTGTCCAGCATCATATCCTATATTTACCCCTACATTGTATCCTGCTGGTTCATACTGAATATCTAGCATTTCCTTAACTTCGTGCATAAGAGAATAAATTCCCTTTACTTCTTCCTCTGTAGCTTCAAAAAAACTTTGAAAATGTCTTTTAGGAATTATTAATGTATGTCCTTCATTTACCGGAAATTTGTCTAATATAGCAAAAGCCACCCTATTTTCTGCTATTATTTCTGTAGTATTATAATTACAAAATACACAATTGCTCATAAATTATCTTTAGTGAGAGAATGTACAATAATTTTAAACTCTCACTAAACCTCACCTCTCTTTTTTATACTATTTTTTCAATATAACATATTTATAACTAATAATTACTATATTAATAAATCGTTATTGTATTTAAAGAACATACTTAATTATACCACTATAAATATAAAGATATCATTTGTTCAAATCTATATATTGCTTATTTTTACTGTATACTTTGAATAAATTTTATATATCCCTTTTATCAAATCTAATAACTATTTTATCTAGTGTACATATTATAATTTAACATAAGAAATACTAAATTTACATAATTTAATAAAAACAATAATTTTATTTTAATATATGAAGGAATACTTGCATATTTGTGTATATTTGAATCATTAATGGCTTTGCATCATTTTTGCTTTACTATTATAATATTACTAACAATTTATTTTTTTAGGAATTTTTAACAAATTGATTTTATATATTTAACTTTAAGGAGGTCTTTTTTATTATGCTCTATTCTTCAAAAAACAAACAAAGTAATGATACCTATGCTACCCCCATTTTTGGTATCACTAAGGACAACTACTCAATTCCTAAGTACAAAATTAATGAAAATTCTATTGCACCTAATATAGCCTATCGTATGATTAAAGATGAACTTATGAATGAAGGTAACGCACGCTTAAATTTAGCTACTTTTTGTCAAACCTATATGGAAGATAAAGCTACAAAACTTATGGCTGAAACCTTACAAAAAAATGCTATAGATAAGTCTGAATACCCACAAACTACTGAAATAGAGAATCGTTGTGTTAATATTATTTCAGATCTTTGGAATGTCCCAAAGGATACGAACTTCTTGGGTACCTCTACTGTAGGTTCTTCAGAAGCTTGTATGTTAGGTGGCCTGTCTATGAAATTTCGTTGGCGTGATCAAGCTGAAAAATTAGGTATTGATATTAATAAAAAGAAACCTAACTTAATAATATCATCTGGTTATCAGGTATGTTGGGAAAAATTCTGCGTTTATTGGGATATTGAGATGCGTACTGTTCCTATGGATGAAGATAATCTAAGTTTAAATATAGATAAGGTTTTTGATTATGTAGATGAATATACCATAGGAATTATAGGCATCTTAGGAATAACTTATACAGGAAAATTTGATGATATTAAAGCTTTAGATGAAGCCCTTGAAAAATATAATAATGATCATGATATAAAGGTTTATATCCATGTAGATGCTGCCTCCGGTGGATTTTTCACACCTTTTATTAATCCTGAAATTTTGTGGGATTTTCGTTTGAAAAATGTAGTTTCTATAAATGCATCCGGTCATAAATATGGGTTAGTTTATCCAGGAATAGGTTGGGTTCTGTGGAAAGATCAAAAATATCTTCCTAAAGATTTAATATTTGAAGTAAGTTATTTAGGTGGGAAAATGCCTACCTTAGCTATTAATTTTTCAAGATCTGGAAGCCAAATAATAGGCCAGTATTATAATTTTTTACGCTTTGGTTTTGAGGGATATAAAAAAATTCATGAGCGCACAAAAGAAGTAGCTATGTATATTTCAAAAGAACTTGAAAACACGGGATTATTCAGTATATATAATGATGGCAGTAATCTTCCTATAGTTTGCTATAAACTAAAAGAACAATCTAAAGTGAAGTGGAATCTTTATGATTTAGCAGATAGACTAGCTATGAAAGGTTGGCAAATACCTGCTTACCCCCTCCCTGAAAATCTTAACCATATAATAATACAAAGAATAGTTTGTCGGTCAGATCTAGGATACAATTTAGCAGAACTATTAATAAAAGATTTTAAAACAGCAATAAATGATTTAAATAATGCTCATATATTATTTCATGAAAAAGAAAATCAAGGTAGTTATGGATTTACTCATTAGTATAAAGAAAACATCTATAGATTGAATAGATATAATTTAAATATAGAAAATATAAAGGTACACTGGTAAAGCTATGAATAAACTCATAAGAATAAGTTTGAGTAATTTTTAATTTTATCGAATTAAAACGATTCTTCTAATTTATCCCAGTATGTGATAAGCCGGTGGAGAAGTCTAATATTAGTTCTCCACCGGTTACAAAATTTTTAATAAAGCTAGATCTAGAGCTCTCTTTAGGGAAATGACTTAGTTTATGAAGTGTATTTTTATATATTGGCGATGTAAAACTATACCTATTTTAGGAAAATATCTTATTTTGTTACAATCAGTTTTATACTTAAGATTTATGCATTACCAATTTTTTAATTTCCATTCCTAATTCTTTCATATCCTCTCTTAATAATTTCCAACATTCTTTTGTATTGAGATTTTTTGAAGAATCCTTTTTTACATAAACTCTTACAATTTGTTCAGGATTGTTATCCCATTTATAACAATAGAGTACTACATCTCCTACCTGTGATTCTAATTTATTTTGTAATATACTTGGAGAATTTTTAACAGTAAATACAAAAACCTCATAGTCCTTATATTTTTCCTTTGATAAAGTTGACTTCTCTTTTACTTTTAAGTCTTCTGTATCTTCAATACAAATTTCTTTAGACAAATTTGCATACATAAAAAAGCCCTCCTTAAATATACTAATTATTTTTTTAGTTGTTCTTTAGAATTTATATTAGGTAGGTAAACTTTATAATTTATTTATTACTTATATTATAATACATAATCTTCATTTTTACTTAAAATTTTAGAATTAATTTTAATATTTAAAAAATTTAGAATTTTTGCCCTGGTAATAAAAATTAATAGTTATAAATTTGCTCTTAAATTAATTATTAAAGACTCTACAGATTAATAGAGAATAACTTTATAATTAAAAAGATTTGGGCTCATAGATCGCTTGTCCATAATAAAAGAACCAACTTTCTATGAGCCCTATAATGCAAAACTTAATTATGATTAGACTTTAACTCAATCAAAATTTTAGTTGAACACAAATATAAGATGATTATAACTTGAAACCCCAAATTTCTAGTAAATATCATCTAATAAGCATAAGAGTATTCTGCCTGGTAGCCATTAGAATAAAAAACTAATACTAAATTACTCTTTAAATTTTAAATTTAGAAATTTCTTTTTTTAGTTTGTTAGCGCTTTCTTCTGATTTTAGAGCTTCCTGAAGTACATCATTTGATTTATTATTTACCTCCAGTATTTTACATGCAATATCTGTAGTACCTCCAGCACCTTCACTAGCAGCTTGTGCTACACCCTCTACAGTTTTAACTACATCCTGCAAAGATGCTAAAAGTTCCTCTGAGGTTGAACTAAAATCTGTTACGAGAGTATCAACAAAGCCAGCATCTTCGCTATATTTATCCGCCACATTTAACATAGTCTTATAATCATTGTCCATATCTGTAGACACAAAAGTTAATAGATTACTTGAACTATCAGAAAGATTTTTTACTGATTCTATTACTTTAACTGTTATATTTTGTATTTCTGTTACCGTATCCTTTGATTGTTCCGCAAGTTTTCTTATTTCATCAGCTACAACTGAAAATCCCTTTCCTGCTTCCCCTGCCCTTGCAGCTTCAATAGCTGCATTTAATGCAAGAAGATTTGTTTGTGATGTTATTTCCATTATAGATTCTGAAAGTACATTTATCTGTTCTACAACCTTTGAGGATTCTATAGCCCTTTCAAGTTCTATTTTTGTATTTCCGAATATTTCCTTTGCCTTTTTCTGAGAAGCTTGTACATTTTCTTTTGTTTGTTCTGCTCTCTCATTTATTTCTCCCGCTTGAGTAGCGCCTGCCTGGGATTTTTGTGCAATGGATTCAATAGCTTTTTCTATCTCTTGAGAAGTTGCTGACATCTCTTCTGCTGAAGCTGCAGTTTCTTGCATATTAGAAGAAAGTTCTTCTGTAGTTGCAGAAACCTCCTCTACATCATTATTTAAATCTGTAACATTAGTTTTTATACTGTCTACAACAATTTCAATGCTATCTGCACTTTCATTAACAGTTTTAATAATATCCTTTATATTTTGTATGAATTTATTTAAACTTTTAGCAAGATCATTTATTTCATCCTTAGAATTAACCTTTATTTCTTGAGTTAAATCTCCACCTCTTTCGGATAATTCATCTAATTCTCCCTTTAAAACATTTAAGGACTTTCTTATACCATTAATAATAAGCATTCCTAAAACTGCACCTGTAGCTGATAATAATAACATTAAAGTTAAATTTATTTTCATAGCAATATCAAAATGCTTGTCACCTTCTAGGCTAGCTTTTTCTGTTTTATTCTTATTAAACTGAGCTAATTTTAATAAAGAATCAGAAGCTTTATCAAAAGATTGCTTAGATTCCCCTCTCATTATTTTTGCTGCTTCATCTGCTTTTAATTGTCTACTTAAAGCAATCACTTTCTTATTTTGTTGTAAATATTCATTCCATTCTCTTTCTACAATATTAAACAACTCTTCATCCTCTTTTGAGTCTACTGTTCTTCTATAAAGAGTTAAATATTTTTCTATTCCCTTACTTTTTTCTTCCATTTCTTTTTCTTTTTCATTCATCATTTCTGCATTGGTAGAAATAATATGATCATATTCTAGTATTCTAAAATCTGAGGTCATTGTATTTAGCTCCTCTGAATATACCATGGCAGGTACCCATTTCTTAGAAATTTCAGTAGACTTTTCATTTACACTATCTAAATTTTTTATTGAGTATCCTCCCATAAATACAATTGCACCTACTAATATAGCTACAAGAAAGATTAGCTTACCTTTTATCGTTTTTACCAATTTTATTTCCTCCTTACTGTTCTTTATACTTTATTCCATGGCTGCCTTTGTAGTTCTCCTATACTTTAAAGGCATAATCTGTAAACACATAATAATTTATATAATTAAAGGTATTGATTATAAATAAACACTACCTGAACCTAAAAACATTATGATTTCATAATTGGCAATACTACAATTATATGTAATTGTAGTATTAATATCAATACTTTGTAAAAAAAACTATAATAAAGTCTTTTATTGTAAACTATTGCAAATTATAAATTAAAATAATTCACTATTTTTAATAACTTTAATAATATAAAAATCTATATTTTTGCGAATTTATCATTTATTGTCCCTATATTACTTTTATTCTATTATTTATGATCTTTTTAATATTTTTTTATAAATATTAAAAAGTAAAATTCGGCATAAAAAACTCCTTTCTAGTTTTATAATTTTAATTTTTACTAGAAAGGAGTAATTAATTTTAAGTTTTCAATAAATCATACATAATAAAATAATAAATACTCTATATTATTTTATTTATCACCTTTGTTCTCTTTAGAAGATTTTTCATTTACTTTTTCTATTTTTTCTTTATTATTGTTAGAATTAACTTTTTGTACTTTTTCCACTTTTTCTTTATTTTCTATAACCTTATCAGAGGTTTTATTATTTACCTTTACCTCTGAAGCTTTATTTAAATCTGGATTAATACTATTAACTTTTTGTTTATTACTATTATTTTCTTTAACCTTGTTCTCTTTTGTATTTGTATTTATTTGTATATTATCTTGTTTTTGATTTACTTCAGTATTATCTTTTTCCTTAACTTGATTCTTGTTCTCTACTTTATCTTTATTAGAATTATTTTCTATAGATTTATCTTTTTTATTATCATTATCTTTCTTCTTTTCTTTAACTATTTGTTTTTTATTTTCTATTGCTTCATTTAGAGCTTGTTTTTTCGTATTGTAAACTTCTTCAATACTTTTAAGTTCTTCTTCTGCTTTCTTTATGGCATCTGCATCACCTAAAGCTTGTGCTTCCTTTAAAGCGGCCTTTGCTTTGTTGTAATCTTTTTTAACTTCATTAAATTCATGTCTTTTTTCTACCATAAGTCTTACTGCTTCTTTTTTATTTTTTTGCATTTTTATTACAGCTTCTATATTTTCTTTAGCTTTATCTGGTAATTTCCCTTTGATAGCTTCTAATATTTTTATAGAATTCTCTCTATTTTCAACAATAATCTCTTGTATATTATCTATACTTTTCTCTAATTCATCTCCTTTTTTTGTATCTTTTTCTAATTCTTCTAGGGTATTTTCAACTTCTTCTACCGTATTATTATAATCATTCAAAGTTTTTTCTACTAATTCATCTTCGTTCTTTTCAGCTAGAACCTCTATTTCTCCAAGTCTTTCATTTAATATATCCAATAATTGTTCTGGCTTATCTTTATCAACTGTTAAATTTAAACTTATATTTTCAAGTACTGTATCTACACTATAAAGTATACTATCTGGAGTTATACCTGCTTGATCCTTTAAAGATATTGTTTCCTCTGCTTTTACACCACTTCCTAAAAATATTAAAGCTGAAATTGTTAATATAAATATTCTTTTCATTATTTATTCCCCCTTATGTAAAATTTTTATCTTTGATTATACTTACGATTAAAAATAATTCTTTAGGGGGGTGGTATTATAGATTTATTACTTTTAATAAATAAATCTTTTTTAATACTTAAGAAATAAAATTACTAATTATTACCCCTTAAAAAATATAGTGAACCTCGTATATAATATTATGAGACTTTCTAAGATTAGAGGTGAATATATGGATCTAGATTTTTTAAGAAAGGAAAATAGAGATAATTTCATAAAGGATAGTATGAATTTCATATATAAAACTACAAATAGGATTTGCAAAAAAAAATTAGATAGTAAAAATGATGATGAAATAAGTATTGCTCTTATAGCTTTTAATAAAGCTTGTGATACCTATGATAGTAAAAAGGGAAGCTTTTTTACCTATGCTTCCGTAATAATAAAAAATTCCTTAATAGACTTTTTCAAAAAGTCAGATAAAATTCCTTATTTAATTTGGAGTGAAGATGATGACTTTAATTCTATTGATAATAATGTTTCCATAAATAATTTTAATATAGCTTCAGAAAATTCTATAAGAATGGAAGAAATAAAATTATTAAATCAAGAACTAATGAAATATAAATTATCTTTTAAAGATATTGCAGAAAGTTGTCCAAGACATAAAGATACTAGGAATAGTTTATTAAATATAGCTTTAGCTTGTATACATACTGAAACCATAGTTTCCTATTTACAAAATAAAAAGCAACTTCCTGTTAAAGAGATATGCTTACTTACAAGTAGTAAAAGAAAGTTAATAGAAAACTGGAGAAAATATTTAATAGTACTAATTATAATATTATCTAGCGATGATTACTCCTATATTAAAGGATATCTTAATATTGAAAAGGCAGGTGATAATTGATGAATAAAAAAGGAATCGTAATGGAAATTCATAAAAATAAAATTGGCATATTAACCTCTAGTGGTGAATTTATTTATGTAGCAAATTCTACTGTTTCCCCT contains the following coding sequences:
- a CDS encoding HIT family protein, which encodes MSNCVFCNYNTTEIIAENRVAFAILDKFPVNEGHTLIIPKRHFQSFFEATEEEVKGIYSLMHEVKEMLDIQYEPAGYNVGVNIGYDAGQTIMHLHIHFIPRYKGDVVNPRGGIRNLKTPLVEYDG
- a CDS encoding glutamate decarboxylase → MLYSSKNKQSNDTYATPIFGITKDNYSIPKYKINENSIAPNIAYRMIKDELMNEGNARLNLATFCQTYMEDKATKLMAETLQKNAIDKSEYPQTTEIENRCVNIISDLWNVPKDTNFLGTSTVGSSEACMLGGLSMKFRWRDQAEKLGIDINKKKPNLIISSGYQVCWEKFCVYWDIEMRTVPMDEDNLSLNIDKVFDYVDEYTIGIIGILGITYTGKFDDIKALDEALEKYNNDHDIKVYIHVDAASGGFFTPFINPEILWDFRLKNVVSINASGHKYGLVYPGIGWVLWKDQKYLPKDLIFEVSYLGGKMPTLAINFSRSGSQIIGQYYNFLRFGFEGYKKIHERTKEVAMYISKELENTGLFSIYNDGSNLPIVCYKLKEQSKVKWNLYDLADRLAMKGWQIPAYPLPENLNHIIIQRIVCRSDLGYNLAELLIKDFKTAINDLNNAHILFHEKENQGSYGFTH
- a CDS encoding methyl-accepting chemotaxis protein, with product MVKTIKGKLIFLVAILVGAIVFMGGYSIKNLDSVNEKSTEISKKWVPAMVYSEELNTMTSDFRILEYDHIISTNAEMMNEKEKEMEEKSKGIEKYLTLYRRTVDSKEDEELFNIVEREWNEYLQQNKKVIALSRQLKADEAAKIMRGESKQSFDKASDSLLKLAQFNKNKTEKASLEGDKHFDIAMKINLTLMLLLSATGAVLGMLIINGIRKSLNVLKGELDELSERGGDLTQEIKVNSKDEINDLAKSLNKFIQNIKDIIKTVNESADSIEIVVDSIKTNVTDLNNDVEEVSATTEELSSNMQETAASAEEMSATSQEIEKAIESIAQKSQAGATQAGEINERAEQTKENVQASQKKAKEIFGNTKIELERAIESSKVVEQINVLSESIMEITSQTNLLALNAAIEAARAGEAGKGFSVVADEIRKLAEQSKDTVTEIQNITVKVIESVKNLSDSSSNLLTFVSTDMDNDYKTMLNVADKYSEDAGFVDTLVTDFSSTSEELLASLQDVVKTVEGVAQAASEGAGGTTDIACKILEVNNKSNDVLQEALKSEESANKLKKEISKFKI
- a CDS encoding DUF5667 domain-containing protein, coding for MKRIFILTISALIFLGSGVKAEETISLKDQAGITPDSILYSVDTVLENISLNLTVDKDKPEQLLDILNERLGEIEVLAEKNEDELVEKTLNDYNNTVEEVENTLEELEKDTKKGDELEKSIDNIQEIIVENRENSIKILEAIKGKLPDKAKENIEAVIKMQKNKKEAVRLMVEKRHEFNEVKKDYNKAKAALKEAQALGDADAIKKAEEELKSIEEVYNTKKQALNEAIENKKQIVKEKKKDNDNKKDKSIENNSNKDKVENKNQVKEKDNTEVNQKQDNIQINTNTKENKVKENNSNKQKVNSINPDLNKASEVKVNNKTSDKVIENKEKVEKVQKVNSNNNKEKIEKVNEKSSKENKGDK
- a CDS encoding sigma factor is translated as MDLDFLRKENRDNFIKDSMNFIYKTTNRICKKKLDSKNDDEISIALIAFNKACDTYDSKKGSFFTYASVIIKNSLIDFFKKSDKIPYLIWSEDDDFNSIDNNVSINNFNIASENSIRMEEIKLLNQELMKYKLSFKDIAESCPRHKDTRNSLLNIALACIHTETIVSYLQNKKQLPVKEICLLTSSKRKLIENWRKYLIVLIIILSSDDYSYIKGYLNIEKAGDN